From one [Ruminococcus] lactaris ATCC 29176 genomic stretch:
- the tsaE gene encoding tRNA (adenosine(37)-N6)-threonylcarbamoyltransferase complex ATPase subunit type 1 TsaE has translation MIIETRSPEETFQVGKSLGEKAYPGQVITLTGDLGVGKTVFTQGLAKGLGIEEPVNSPTFTIVQVYEGGRLPFYHFDVYRIGDVEEMDEVGFDEYVSGEGVSLIEWANLIEEILPENRVNITIEKDLEQGFDFRRITIEERRKSNV, from the coding sequence ATGATAATAGAGACAAGAAGTCCTGAAGAGACATTTCAGGTCGGAAAAAGTCTTGGTGAAAAAGCATATCCCGGTCAGGTGATTACCCTGACCGGAGATCTTGGTGTGGGAAAAACCGTATTTACGCAGGGGCTTGCAAAAGGGCTTGGGATTGAAGAGCCGGTGAATAGCCCTACGTTTACGATTGTCCAGGTATATGAAGGAGGGCGTCTGCCCTTTTATCATTTTGATGTTTACCGGATCGGCGATGTTGAAGAGATGGATGAAGTAGGATTTGATGAATATGTGTCGGGTGAGGGCGTCTCACTGATCGAGTGGGCAAATCTGATCGAGGAGATCCTGCCGGAGAACCGGGTGAACATTACCATTGAGAAAGATCTGGAACAGGGATTCGACTTCCGAAGGATCACAATAGAGGAAAGAAGGAAGAGTAACGTATGA
- the tsaB gene encoding tRNA (adenosine(37)-N6)-threonylcarbamoyltransferase complex dimerization subunit type 1 TsaB produces the protein MRVLAIDSSGLTATVGIVEDTQTIAEYTVNYKKTHSQTLLPMIDEMTRMVDLDLSTLDAIAVAGGPGSFTGLRIGSATAKGLGLALNKPLIHVPTVDALAYNVYGCTDVICPIMDARRKQVYTGLYTFVKGKDSRKGLEEPEFQVMEKQMALPVEELIRKLNRYGRPVVFLGDGVPVYEEMIEAGMEVPYSFAPAYMNRQRAAVVGSLGICYYREGKFETAAEHKPDYLRISQAERERAEKEKNAKPEVRGMTIEDGAAVAEMEHQSFSDAWSEKAVLETLRQPTALCLVAEKAGRRVGYLLAYQAADEIEIARVAVVEEVKRQGVGTALMKKLQEEGTQRKAGKILLDVREKNHMAQAFYEKIGFKEDGIRKRFYTEPEEDAVLMSMQISG, from the coding sequence ATGAGAGTATTGGCAATAGACAGTTCGGGTTTAACTGCGACCGTAGGGATCGTTGAAGATACGCAGACCATTGCGGAATATACTGTGAATTATAAAAAGACGCATTCTCAGACTCTTCTTCCAATGATCGATGAGATGACAAGAATGGTAGATCTGGATCTTTCTACCCTGGATGCGATCGCGGTGGCAGGAGGCCCCGGATCATTTACAGGACTGAGGATCGGATCGGCAACTGCAAAGGGACTTGGACTGGCACTGAACAAACCGTTGATCCATGTACCGACTGTGGATGCACTGGCTTATAATGTTTATGGATGCACAGATGTGATCTGTCCGATTATGGATGCAAGAAGAAAGCAGGTATATACGGGTCTTTATACTTTCGTAAAGGGAAAGGACAGCAGGAAAGGACTTGAAGAACCGGAATTTCAGGTGATGGAAAAGCAGATGGCACTTCCGGTGGAAGAACTGATTCGGAAACTGAACCGTTATGGACGTCCGGTTGTATTCCTTGGAGATGGTGTGCCGGTCTATGAAGAAATGATAGAAGCGGGTATGGAAGTTCCGTATTCTTTTGCACCGGCATATATGAACAGGCAGAGAGCAGCCGTGGTTGGATCTCTTGGAATCTGCTATTACCGTGAAGGTAAATTCGAGACAGCAGCAGAGCATAAACCAGATTACCTGCGGATATCACAGGCAGAACGGGAACGTGCAGAAAAAGAAAAAAATGCAAAGCCGGAAGTCCGTGGTATGACGATAGAAGATGGTGCGGCGGTAGCAGAGATGGAGCATCAGAGTTTTTCAGATGCGTGGAGTGAAAAAGCGGTTCTGGAAACGCTCAGACAGCCGACAGCTCTCTGTCTTGTGGCAGAGAAGGCCGGAAGACGGGTCGGATATCTGCTTGCATACCAGGCGGCGGACGAGATTGAGATTGCAAGAGTTGCCGTTGTGGAAGAAGTAAAACGTCAGGGGGTAGGTACTGCACTGATGAAGAAACTTCAGGAAGAGGGAACGCAGCGAAAGGCTGGAAAGATCCTTCTTGATGTACGCGAAAAAAATCATATGGCACAGGCATTTTATGAAAAAATTGGATTTAAAGAGGATGGGATCAGAAAGAGGTTTTATACTGAACCGGAAGAAGATGCTGTGTTGATGAGTATGCAGATCAGCGGATAA
- a CDS encoding ribonuclease Z yields the protein MLDVCLLGSGGMMPLPYRFLTALMTRYNGSSLLIDCGEGTQVAVKEKGWSFKPIDVICFTHYHGDHISGLPGLLLTMGNADRKEPLTLIGPKGLERVVGCLRVIAPELPFPIIYKEIEGAEQCFEMNGYRLKAFRVNHNVLCYGYTIEIDRSGKFDPVRAKEQNIPQKYWSVLQRGECVDAEEGHFTPEMVLGPPRKGIKLTYTTDTRPTDSIRKNAKDSDLFICEGMYGEKEKAAKAVEYKHMTFYEAAELAKETRVKELWLTHYSPSLTRPEPYMEDVRKIFPNAKAGKDGKSVDLMFEE from the coding sequence ATGTTAGATGTATGTTTACTTGGAAGCGGAGGCATGATGCCGCTTCCTTATCGTTTTCTGACAGCATTGATGACCCGTTATAACGGGAGCAGTCTCCTGATTGACTGTGGAGAAGGAACACAGGTTGCTGTAAAGGAAAAAGGATGGAGTTTTAAACCGATTGATGTGATCTGCTTTACTCATTATCATGGGGACCATATCAGTGGACTTCCGGGACTGCTTCTTACCATGGGAAATGCGGACCGTAAAGAACCGTTGACGCTGATAGGGCCTAAGGGACTTGAGCGGGTAGTAGGCTGCCTGAGGGTCATCGCACCGGAGCTGCCGTTTCCGATCATTTACAAAGAAATTGAAGGAGCGGAACAATGTTTTGAAATGAATGGATATCGTTTGAAGGCATTTCGTGTAAACCATAATGTGCTTTGTTACGGATATACCATCGAGATTGACCGGTCAGGAAAATTTGATCCTGTAAGAGCGAAAGAACAGAATATTCCTCAAAAATACTGGAGTGTTCTCCAACGGGGAGAATGTGTGGATGCAGAGGAAGGACATTTCACCCCTGAGATGGTTCTTGGACCGCCGAGGAAGGGAATCAAATTGACTTATACGACAGATACCAGACCCACTGATTCTATACGGAAGAATGCGAAGGATTCCGATCTCTTCATTTGCGAAGGAATGTACGGTGAAAAAGAAAAGGCAGCAAAAGCAGTGGAATATAAGCATATGACCTTTTATGAAGCGGCTGAACTGGCGAAAGAGACGCGGGTGAAAGAGCTGTGGCTTACGCATTACAGCCCGTCACTGACCAGACCGGAACCTTATATGGAAGACGTAAGAAAGATTTTCCCAAATGCAAAAGCCGGAAAAGACGGAAAATCAGTAGATCTTATGTTTGAAGAATGA
- the tsaD gene encoding tRNA (adenosine(37)-N6)-threonylcarbamoyltransferase complex transferase subunit TsaD — protein MKESKDVTILAIESSCDETAAAVVRNGREVLSNVISSQIDLHKLYGGVVPEIASRKHIEKINQVIEEALKEAGKTLDDIDAIGVTYGPGLVGALLVGVAAAKAIAWARKIPLVGVHHIEGHISANYIEHPDLEPPFLCLVASGGHTHLVKVEDYGKYEILGRTRDDAAGEAYDKVARAIGLGYPGGPKIDRIAKEGNPDAVKFPKAKVDGAEYDFSFSGLKSAVLNYINGCKMKGESFDPADLAASFQKAVVEVLVGNSMKAAEELGISKFAIAGGVASNSALRAAMIEACEKRKMKFYRPSPILCTDNAAMIGAAAYYEYISGARAGLDLNAVPNLKLGER, from the coding sequence ATGAAGGAAAGTAAAGATGTAACAATACTGGCGATTGAAAGTTCCTGTGATGAAACTGCAGCAGCAGTTGTACGGAATGGAAGGGAAGTCCTTTCAAATGTGATTTCTTCACAGATTGATCTGCATAAGCTTTATGGTGGTGTTGTCCCTGAAATTGCATCAAGAAAGCATATTGAGAAAATTAATCAGGTGATAGAAGAGGCTTTGAAAGAAGCCGGTAAGACGTTAGATGATATAGATGCGATCGGGGTGACATATGGTCCCGGTCTTGTTGGTGCACTTCTTGTTGGTGTGGCAGCGGCGAAGGCGATTGCCTGGGCGAGAAAAATCCCATTGGTCGGAGTTCATCATATCGAAGGGCATATTTCAGCAAACTATATTGAACATCCGGATCTTGAACCACCGTTTCTTTGTTTGGTGGCATCAGGAGGACATACGCACCTTGTAAAGGTAGAAGATTATGGAAAATATGAAATTCTTGGACGGACCAGAGATGATGCGGCGGGTGAGGCGTATGATAAGGTGGCACGTGCAATCGGACTTGGATATCCGGGTGGACCGAAAATTGACAGGATTGCAAAAGAAGGAAATCCGGATGCAGTGAAATTCCCGAAAGCAAAGGTTGACGGGGCAGAATATGACTTTAGCTTCAGTGGACTGAAATCAGCAGTGCTGAATTATATTAATGGCTGTAAAATGAAAGGTGAGAGCTTTGATCCGGCGGATCTGGCTGCGTCATTCCAGAAAGCAGTTGTAGAAGTGCTGGTAGGAAATTCAATGAAAGCAGCAGAAGAACTGGGGATCTCAAAATTCGCAATCGCAGGCGGAGTGGCTTCAAATTCAGCTTTGCGTGCGGCAATGATCGAGGCATGTGAAAAAAGAAAAATGAAATTCTATCGTCCGTCTCCGATTCTTTGTACGGATAATGCAGCAATGATCGGGGCAGCAGCTTACTATGAATATATTTCAGGAGCAAGAGCAGGACTGGATCTGAACGCAGTTCCGAACCTGAAATTGGGAGAACGCTGA
- the ispD gene encoding 2-C-methyl-D-erythritol 4-phosphate cytidylyltransferase, giving the protein MNKDKMEKSYCTAIVLAAGSGKRMGTTTHKQYLLMGGHPVLFYSLRTFQESEFIDEIILVTGKDEQEYCRKEIVDQYGFTKVSRIVEGGAERFNSVWNGLQVIKRKGYVYIHDGARPFIDEGIIERAYECVCKSDACIAGMPVKDTIKIVNERQRVESTPDRATLWAIQTPQVFLADLLLKAYGKLMKQNWIQVTDDAMVVEKMLNHEVQVFTGKYENIKITTPEDLVIAEAFLGK; this is encoded by the coding sequence ATGAATAAGGATAAAATGGAAAAATCATATTGTACGGCTATCGTACTGGCGGCGGGCAGTGGAAAAAGAATGGGAACAACTACACATAAGCAGTATTTACTTATGGGAGGGCATCCTGTCCTTTTTTATTCGTTACGCACTTTTCAGGAGTCGGAGTTTATAGATGAGATTATACTGGTTACAGGAAAAGATGAGCAGGAATATTGCAGGAAAGAGATCGTAGACCAGTATGGCTTTACAAAAGTCAGCAGGATTGTTGAAGGTGGAGCTGAACGGTTCAATTCGGTATGGAATGGTTTGCAGGTAATAAAAAGAAAGGGATATGTATATATTCATGATGGTGCAAGACCGTTTATAGATGAAGGTATCATAGAAAGAGCGTATGAGTGTGTCTGCAAGTCTGATGCCTGTATCGCGGGAATGCCGGTGAAAGATACAATTAAAATTGTAAATGAAAGACAACGGGTGGAGTCTACACCGGATCGGGCAACATTGTGGGCAATACAGACACCACAGGTTTTTTTAGCAGATCTTCTTTTAAAGGCATACGGGAAATTGATGAAGCAGAATTGGATCCAGGTAACGGATGATGCGATGGTAGTAGAGAAGATGCTTAATCATGAAGTGCAGGTTTTTACGGGAAAATATGAAAATATTAAGATTACAACCCCAGAGGATCTGGTGATTGCAGAAGCTTTTTTAGGTAAATAA
- a CDS encoding methylated-DNA--[protein]-cysteine S-methyltransferase translates to MIYASRYKSPIGNILLASDEEGLTGLWFEGQKYFANTLPDERILQETEILREAKKWLDLYFTGEEPPFTPPLHPAGSTFRQAVWQLLLQIPYGQTITYGEIARRMAEVKKVPRMSAQAVGGAVGHNEISIIIPCHRVVGTNGSLTGYGGGIDKKISLLNLEHADMSHLFIPKKGTAL, encoded by the coding sequence ATGATATATGCCAGTAGATACAAATCCCCGATTGGTAATATCCTTTTAGCTTCTGATGAAGAAGGACTTACTGGTTTGTGGTTCGAAGGACAGAAATATTTTGCAAATACACTTCCAGATGAAAGAATTTTACAGGAAACGGAGATTCTCAGAGAAGCAAAAAAATGGTTGGATTTGTATTTTACCGGAGAAGAACCCCCATTTACGCCACCTCTGCATCCAGCAGGATCAACATTCAGACAGGCAGTGTGGCAGCTCCTATTGCAGATTCCCTATGGGCAGACGATCACATATGGAGAGATTGCTCGCCGGATGGCTGAAGTGAAAAAAGTTCCCCGTATGTCTGCCCAGGCAGTCGGAGGAGCCGTTGGACATAATGAGATTTCCATTATTATTCCATGTCATCGTGTAGTAGGTACAAACGGAAGTCTGACAGGATATGGAGGTGGAATTGATAAAAAAATTTCACTGCTTAATCTGGAACATGCAGATATGAGCCATCTATTTATTCCAAAGAAAGGAACTGCGTTGTAG
- a CDS encoding MATE family efflux transporter, which translates to MAEGNKMREMSVNKLMVQMGIPMILSMALQAVYNIVDSAFVGNMRRGSEAALNALTLVFPVQMLMVAVGIGTGVGTNALLARTLGQGNEKKAAKVAGNSLFLGIIIYAICLLFGIFGVKAYISSQTVDPEVVSMGTSYLRICCIISFGIISFSLFEKLLQATGRSLYSTIGQVVGAVINIILDPIMIYGIGPIPEMGVEGAAYATVIGQVVSAVLLFVFHIKMNKEFEHNVKYMKPDGGIIREIYAIGLPAIIAQALMSIMVYAMNLILKFSPSAQTAYGLFYKVQQFVLFLAFGLRDAITPIIAFAYGMHSKKRVQDGIMYGLIYTIVLMIVGVAITEIFPGAFATLFNAGQSREYFIGAMRIISVSFIFAGINVAYQGIYQALDGGIESLVISLLRQLIVILPLAGIFSTFVRNGQMGISLIWWAFPITELIACLVGYVFLKKIRKNKVERLS; encoded by the coding sequence ATGGCTGAAGGTAACAAAATGAGAGAAATGTCGGTAAATAAGCTCATGGTACAGATGGGAATACCGATGATCTTATCAATGGCATTGCAGGCTGTTTACAATATTGTAGACAGTGCGTTTGTAGGAAACATGAGAAGAGGAAGTGAGGCTGCACTTAATGCACTTACACTTGTGTTCCCTGTTCAGATGCTAATGGTGGCGGTTGGAATTGGAACTGGTGTGGGGACTAATGCACTTCTTGCGAGAACCCTGGGACAGGGAAATGAGAAAAAGGCTGCAAAAGTTGCAGGAAACAGCTTATTTTTAGGAATAATCATTTATGCAATATGCTTGTTATTTGGAATTTTTGGAGTAAAAGCATACATCTCATCACAGACAGTTGATCCGGAGGTTGTTTCAATGGGAACGAGCTATCTGAGAATATGTTGTATCATTTCATTTGGAATTATTTCCTTCTCATTATTTGAAAAACTGCTACAGGCAACCGGACGTTCTCTTTATTCAACAATTGGTCAGGTTGTGGGAGCAGTGATAAATATTATTCTTGATCCAATTATGATCTATGGAATAGGACCGATTCCTGAAATGGGAGTGGAAGGTGCTGCGTATGCAACGGTAATCGGGCAGGTGGTGTCCGCGGTATTGTTGTTTGTATTCCATATAAAGATGAATAAAGAATTTGAGCATAATGTAAAGTATATGAAACCGGATGGTGGAATTATCCGGGAAATCTATGCCATCGGACTTCCGGCAATTATTGCACAGGCACTTATGTCTATTATGGTTTATGCAATGAATCTGATATTGAAGTTCAGTCCATCGGCACAGACAGCCTATGGGTTGTTCTATAAAGTGCAGCAGTTTGTATTATTCCTTGCCTTTGGGCTGAGAGATGCGATTACACCGATTATTGCTTTTGCATATGGAATGCACAGCAAAAAGAGAGTTCAGGATGGAATTATGTATGGATTGATCTATACGATTGTACTTATGATTGTTGGTGTAGCGATTACAGAAATTTTCCCGGGGGCTTTCGCTACTTTATTTAATGCAGGACAGTCCAGAGAATATTTTATCGGAGCCATGAGAATTATCTCTGTCAGCTTTATTTTTGCCGGAATTAATGTAGCATATCAGGGAATTTATCAGGCATTGGATGGTGGTATAGAATCGCTGGTGATTTCATTACTCAGACAGTTAATAGTCATATTACCACTGGCGGGCATTTTCTCCACTTTTGTCAGAAACGGACAGATGGGGATTTCATTGATCTGGTGGGCATTCCCAATTACTGAGCTTATTGCTTGTCTGGTGGGATATGTATTTTTAAAGAAAATCCGAAAGAACAAAGTGGAAAGATTAAGTTAA
- a CDS encoding AAA family ATPase, producing MAKRIITISREFGSGGRFIGEEVAKKLGIAYYDKEMIGQIAEQAGLSSEYVRENAELSPKKGWFAYAFSGRDITGKSVEDMVYEAQRKVIMEIAEKENCVIIGRNADFILKDRKDVLNVFIHGSIPEKVRRICSLYNVTEVDAIKMINDIDKRRRTNYNFYTEQKWGMAENYTMSLNSSVLGYDLCQKIIIDCAKL from the coding sequence ATGGCAAAGAGAATTATTACAATCAGCAGGGAATTCGGAAGTGGTGGCCGTTTTATTGGTGAAGAAGTGGCAAAAAAGCTTGGTATTGCCTATTATGATAAAGAAATGATCGGACAGATTGCAGAACAGGCAGGGTTATCATCGGAGTATGTTCGGGAAAATGCTGAGTTATCTCCGAAGAAAGGATGGTTTGCGTATGCTTTTTCTGGTCGTGATATTACGGGAAAATCAGTAGAAGATATGGTGTATGAAGCACAAAGAAAAGTAATTATGGAAATCGCTGAAAAAGAAAACTGCGTAATCATAGGGCGAAATGCAGATTTCATTTTAAAGGACAGAAAAGATGTATTAAATGTTTTTATACATGGAAGCATACCGGAAAAAGTCCGGCGTATCTGCAGCTTATATAATGTTACAGAAGTGGATGCTATAAAAATGATAAACGATATAGATAAAAGACGCAGAACAAACTATAATTTTTATACCGAACAGAAATGGGGAATGGCAGAGAACTATACCATGTCTTTGAACAGTTCTGTGTTAGGGTATGATCTGTGTCAGAAAATTATAATAGATTGTGCAAAATTATAA
- a CDS encoding DUF3221 domain-containing protein, whose amino-acid sequence MKKWTSFILILIIALNLAGCSNRNVNRNLQNKPDITGTVLEVQDNSILLEINKEGYPDGTRCKVSLNEKNRDNYAEVSVGDEVVVYYDGKIAESDPLQINTVYGITLKNSVD is encoded by the coding sequence TTGAAAAAGTGGACATCATTCATTTTAATATTAATTATTGCGTTGAATCTGGCAGGCTGCAGCAATCGGAATGTGAATAGAAATCTGCAAAATAAGCCTGATATTACGGGAACTGTCCTGGAAGTACAGGATAATTCTATTCTGCTTGAAATTAATAAGGAAGGGTATCCTGATGGAACGAGGTGTAAAGTATCGTTAAATGAAAAAAATCGGGACAACTATGCAGAGGTATCTGTCGGTGATGAAGTTGTAGTATATTATGACGGGAAAATTGCAGAAAGTGATCCGTTGCAAATAAATACTGTATATGGTATTACATTAAAAAATTCTGTGGATTAA
- a CDS encoding beta-ketoacyl-ACP synthase III, with amino-acid sequence MIGKICGTGSYLPDYIIDNFKLAESVDTSDEWIQERTGIRQRHIAKKETTSYMASMAALKALENAGTEPEEIDMILVATSSSETVYPCTACEVQKMTGAVNAVGYDVNAACSGFVIAFHTAQAYIHSGICRTVLVIGAERMSRMVDWSDRGTCILFGDGAGAVVVKAEEKGYCHMAAHSDGTKGEALVGSTKSFLKMNGQEVFKFAVRKVPELILELTGEAGIRPEEIDHIVLHQANQRIIEAVARRLNLKDSKFPVNLDKYANTSAASIPVLLDEMNRMKILKQGQSMLLAGFGAGLTWAGCLFEW; translated from the coding sequence ATGATTGGAAAAATATGTGGAACAGGATCATATCTGCCGGACTATATCATAGATAATTTTAAATTGGCAGAATCTGTAGACACCAGTGATGAATGGATTCAGGAGCGGACAGGAATCAGGCAGCGTCATATAGCAAAGAAAGAGACCACGTCTTATATGGCTTCAATGGCGGCTCTGAAGGCTTTGGAAAATGCCGGGACAGAACCGGAGGAGATTGATATGATCCTTGTGGCAACTTCCTCATCAGAAACGGTTTATCCATGTACGGCATGTGAAGTCCAAAAAATGACCGGTGCAGTCAATGCAGTGGGATATGATGTGAATGCGGCATGTTCTGGATTTGTGATTGCCTTTCATACAGCACAGGCGTATATCCATTCCGGTATATGCAGAACGGTGCTGGTCATTGGGGCAGAACGGATGAGCAGGATGGTTGACTGGTCGGATCGGGGAACGTGTATCTTATTTGGAGATGGAGCGGGGGCAGTTGTGGTAAAAGCAGAAGAGAAGGGGTATTGCCATATGGCAGCACATTCTGACGGGACAAAGGGCGAAGCTCTTGTGGGAAGCACAAAGTCGTTCCTTAAAATGAATGGTCAGGAAGTCTTTAAATTTGCAGTACGCAAAGTGCCGGAATTGATTTTAGAACTTACCGGGGAGGCCGGGATCAGGCCGGAAGAGATAGATCATATTGTGTTGCATCAGGCGAATCAAAGGATTATAGAAGCTGTTGCCAGAAGATTGAACCTGAAAGATTCAAAATTTCCGGTGAATTTGGACAAATATGCAAATACTTCGGCAGCTTCGATCCCTGTTTTGTTGGATGAAATGAACCGGATGAAAATTTTAAAGCAAGGGCAGAGCATGCTTTTGGCAGGATTCGGTGCGGGACTGACCTGGGCAGGGTGCTTATTTGAATGGTAG
- the acpP gene encoding acyl carrier protein, giving the protein MLEQIKEIVAESLNVEADTLTTDTSFKEDLGADSLDLFELVMAFEEAFEIEIPSEDLEEIKTVGDVVSYVESHK; this is encoded by the coding sequence ATGTTAGAGCAGATTAAGGAAATTGTAGCAGAGTCATTAAATGTGGAGGCAGATACACTTACAACAGATACTTCATTCAAGGAGGATCTTGGAGCAGATTCACTGGATCTTTTTGAGCTGGTTATGGCGTTTGAAGAAGCATTTGAAATTGAAATACCGAGTGAAGATCTGGAAGAAATCAAAACGGTCGGAGACGTGGTTTCTTATGTAGAAAGTCACAAATAA
- the fabD gene encoding ACP S-malonyltransferase: MSKVAFIFPGQGVQKAGMGKDFYDQYKTAAKVFDQATELLGIDMKKLCFEENDRLDQTEYTQAALVTVCMAMERVAEEEGLVADVTAGLSLGEYCAIVTAGGMKLKDAIRITRKRGLLMQNAIPDGQGAMAAVLGLSGEIVEKTVASMEGVSVANYNCPGQIVITGWNDAVEKAAERLKAAGAKRILPLKVSGPFHSPLLKEAGKELGEELKSVELSELQIPYVTNVTAEYVSEIDQTKALLAKQVAASVRWQQSIEKMLSQGVDTFIEIGPGRTLTGFMRKISREVRTYNISTVEDLKKVVNELCKIH, from the coding sequence ATGAGTAAAGTTGCATTTATTTTCCCCGGACAGGGCGTACAGAAAGCGGGGATGGGAAAAGATTTTTATGACCAGTACAAAACGGCTGCGAAGGTTTTTGACCAGGCAACCGAATTGCTTGGCATCGACATGAAAAAGCTTTGTTTTGAAGAAAATGACAGATTGGATCAGACAGAATATACACAGGCAGCACTCGTGACAGTCTGCATGGCGATGGAGCGTGTTGCTGAGGAAGAAGGTCTTGTGGCAGATGTCACAGCAGGACTGAGTCTGGGTGAATATTGTGCGATCGTAACAGCCGGAGGAATGAAGCTGAAGGATGCAATCCGAATCACAAGAAAAAGAGGACTTCTGATGCAGAATGCAATTCCGGATGGACAAGGTGCAATGGCGGCAGTGTTAGGTCTTTCAGGAGAAATCGTCGAAAAGACGGTGGCATCGATGGAAGGTGTGAGTGTTGCAAATTATAACTGTCCCGGACAAATCGTGATTACCGGTTGGAACGATGCGGTGGAAAAGGCAGCAGAACGGCTGAAAGCAGCAGGAGCAAAAAGAATTCTTCCGTTGAAAGTCAGTGGGCCATTCCATTCTCCATTATTAAAAGAAGCAGGAAAAGAGCTGGGAGAAGAATTGAAAAGTGTGGAACTCTCAGAATTACAAATTCCCTATGTGACAAATGTTACAGCGGAATATGTCTCAGAAATCGATCAGACAAAAGCCCTTCTTGCAAAGCAGGTGGCGGCATCGGTCAGATGGCAGCAGAGTATAGAAAAAATGCTCAGTCAGGGTGTAGATACTTTTATAGAGATCGGTCCGGGAAGAACACTGACCGGATTTATGAGAAAGATCAGCAGAGAAGTTCGGACATATAATATCAGTACAGTCGAAGATCTGAAAAAGGTGGTAAATGAGTTATGCAAAATACATTGA
- the fabG gene encoding 3-oxoacyl-[acyl-carrier-protein] reductase: MQNTLTGKVALVTGASRGIGRAIALKLAAEGAAVVINYHGSMEKAKEVKAEIESDGGIAEIMQCNVADYQATEAMIRKVTDDFGRLDILVNNAGITRDGLLMKMSEEDYDTVLDTNLKGTFHCIRFAARQMLRQRGGRIINLSSVSGILGNAGQANYSASKAGVIGLTKSAARELASRGITVNAVAPGFIETEMTAVLTEKVRESAVAQIPMGAFGTAEDVAEAVAFLASDSARYITGQTIHVDGGMAM; encoded by the coding sequence ATGCAAAATACATTGACAGGAAAAGTTGCATTAGTGACAGGAGCCTCCCGGGGAATTGGAAGAGCGATTGCTTTGAAGCTGGCAGCAGAGGGGGCAGCAGTTGTGATCAATTACCATGGTTCAATGGAGAAAGCCAAGGAAGTGAAAGCAGAAATTGAATCTGACGGAGGAATTGCAGAGATCATGCAGTGTAATGTAGCAGATTATCAGGCCACAGAAGCAATGATCAGAAAAGTAACGGATGACTTTGGAAGACTGGATATTCTGGTCAATAACGCAGGAATCACGAGAGATGGTCTGCTGATGAAAATGTCAGAAGAAGATTACGATACAGTCCTCGATACCAATCTGAAAGGGACATTCCATTGTATCCGGTTTGCTGCAAGGCAGATGCTCAGACAAAGAGGCGGAAGAATTATCAATCTGTCATCAGTTTCAGGAATCCTTGGGAATGCAGGACAGGCAAATTACTCGGCATCCAAAGCAGGCGTGATAGGACTGACCAAAAGTGCTGCAAGAGAACTTGCATCCAGAGGAATTACTGTCAATGCAGTCGCTCCGGGATTTATTGAGACAGAAATGACAGCAGTTCTTACGGAAAAAGTCAGGGAATCCGCTGTGGCACAGATCCCGATGGGAGCCTTTGGAACAGCGGAAGATGTTGCAGAAGCAGTCGCATTTCTTGCATCTGATTCTGCCCGGTATATAACAGGACAGACGATCCATGTCGACGGTGGCATGGCAATGTAG